The following coding sequences lie in one Aspergillus puulaauensis MK2 DNA, chromosome 3, nearly complete sequence genomic window:
- a CDS encoding LysM peptidoglycan-binding domain-containing protein (COG:S;~EggNog:ENOG410QEBR;~InterPro:IPR023346,IPR018392,IPR036779;~SECRETED:SignalP(1-19)), whose protein sequence is MVNIPLIVAAGSLFTLISGAPVSSSHSSAHRHTERHAHHALSHSKRSYNVLGGNGKAADGWPSHENWWPEFEKMFEANRDNMKQACNQWNVPNNSDQEMDDISSAIQEVASSSGVDPRFILAIVVQESNGCVRAPTTDNGVTNPGLMQSHNGEGSCNKGGSVQTPCPKAQIKQMIQDGTVGTSAGDGLKQCLAQAGGTDSSAYYAAARIYNSGSVDGSGNLGKGIATHCYSSDIANRLSGWSSGPSSCEDNSIGTLDKAVTSLFRFAGGLLSGGSDSSSGSDSGSDDATESQTSSTEATPEPTPEPTATQTDPGVFAQEPTPTEASSSTTTSTATETATSTSTSTSTYTLVDASSSPTPEPATNTEPAANSAAPSSGSAPIYPNANSSCKEYYTVEDGDYCLKIEPETGVTVDQLRELNSGLKTDCTNLWLGYQYCIKA, encoded by the exons aTGGTCAACATTCCTTTGATCGTGGCTGCTGGCAGCCTCTTCACTCTCATTTCCGGGGCTCCTGTCTCGTCCTCTCACTCGAGCGCCCACAGACACACAGAACGACACGCTCACCACGCTCTCTCGCACTCGAAGCGTTCCTACAACGTCCTCGGAGGCAATGGCAAGGCCGCCGATGGCTGGCCGTCCCACGAAAACTGGTGGCCCGAATTCGAAAAGAT GTTCGAGGCCAACCGTGACAACATGAAGCAAGCATGCAACCAGTGGAACGTTCCCAACAACTCCGACCAAGAGATGGACGACATCTCGTCCGCCATCCAGGAGGTCGCCAGCTCTTCCGGCGTCGACCCGCGCTTCATCCTGGCTATCGTCGTCCAGGAGAGCAACGGCTGCGTCCGCGCCCCAACCACTGACAATGGCGTCACCAACCCCGGCCTGATGCAAAGCCACAACGGCGAGGGCTCCTGCAACAAGGGAGGCTCTGTCCAGACGCCCTGCCCCAAGGCCCAGATCAAGCAGATGATTCAAGACGGCACGGTCGGCACTTCCGCTGGTGACGGCCTCAAGCAGTGTCTCGCCCAGGCTGGCGGCACTGACTCGTCCGCCTACTATGCCGCTGCCCGTATCTACAACTCCGGATCCGTCGATGGCTCGGGCAACTTGGGCAAGGGCATCGCTACTCATTGCTACTCCTCCGACATCGCCAACCGCCTCTCGGGCTGGTCCAGCGGCCCTAGCAGCTGCGAGGACAACAGCATTGGCACCCTGGACAAGGCCGTCACCAGCCTCTTCCGCTTTGCCGGTGGCCTCCTCAGTGGTGGCTCCGACTCTagctccggctccgactCTGGCTCTGACGATGCCACCGAGTCTCAAACCTCGTCCACCGAGGCCACCCCTGAGCCTACCCCTGAGCCGACAGCAACTCAGACGGACCCTGGCGTCTTTGCTCAGGAGCCTACCCCCACCGAGGCCTCCAGctcgaccaccaccagcactgcTACCGAGACCGCCACTAGCACtagcaccagcaccagcacctACACTTTAGTCGATGCATCAAGCAGCCCTACCCCTGAGCCCGCCACCAACACCGAGCCCGCTGCCAACTCAGCTGCTCCTTCATCGGGCTCTGCTCCCATCTACCCCAACGCCAACTCGTCCTGCAAAGAATACTACACTGTCGAAGACGGTGACTACTGTCTCAA